The genome window CCTGCACCCACATCAGCCAGTATGTCGCCGTTGAGTCCGTCGGAAGCCAGTTCGCTCCTGAACGAGCCGCCTTCCACAAAGATACGCATTCGAGTCTTTACGGCGGGAGTTGGCAGACTGTAGTTTCCCTCAAAGGTTGCCGCCAGTACAGTTTCGGCGCCGGAGAAGTCGTGATCGTAGTAGCCGCGCAAGTTTCCTTCTCCATTTATATGAAAGTGATTCCTCGCCGCTTCAACGCCGTAAAAGGCCGACGCATGTCTGAGATAAGGTTTCGCGTAATAATCGCCGGAGCCAGCACTCTCAACAGTGAACTTCTCCTGTCCGGGAACACCTTTCGCTCCACCCCACACTTTCCCTAAGAAAAACGAGAGTGCGGTACCGAGTTTTCCCACGGGGAACTTCATCTTTCCTTTCGCCTGCAGCCGGCTGAAGCTCCAGTCACTCATACCCTCTACCGAGGTTGCCGCTTCCAGTTGAAGTTCCCTCCCCATTCCGCCTCGGTGGACGCCGACGCCATAGCGTCCGTAAAGTACACCAGTCTCCCCGGGTTGATACAGATCTGTATAGCCCGAGTTGCCGGCCTGATTGAAGTAGAAACCGGCAGTTACTGTATGGTTGGGCGGCAAACCGTAGAACCGAGACCACCCATAACTGAAATCCACGTCTCCGCCGCGTAGTCCTTCCAAAAAAAATACATTTGCCGAAACAGTGAGCCACGGGATGAACGATTTGAGCGTCTCGCTGAAGTTAATCTGACCGTAGAGGTTTTGGGACTTGAGGCCGCTCGTCAAGAAAAAGTTGAACCTGTGCCACGGACCGTACGAGCGCCGGAAGGACAAACCCGGCTTCAGACCATCCTTTTCGTGGTACCAAAAGACCGGATTCCAGCGCAAGACGTAAGCGGCGCGGGGATTATAACCCATGCCGGGCCAGTTGAAGATAACATCATCGGGCAGAGAGCCAGATACGTTGTCGCGCAAATCAATGTCCATGGTCCAATTGTCAGGATCGATCATGATATCGACAGGTTTCGACGGCAGCACAAGGGAGAAGATATCTTCGTCTCCCCGCAAATGATTTGTCCAGCGGGTGAACGTGGTGTCTCCATTTTCCGTCACTACCCTGATGTCGAGAGGATAGCGCATACCCCCTTTTTTTTCGATGCGAAGCGACAGATCGTAAGTTCCGTTATCCCCTTTTTTCATCCACCAGTCGCCCAGCGCGTAGTCGTTGTACGAAGCCTGGTGCAGCCACTGTTCGAAGAACCAATCGAGATTCTCGCCACTTGTCTCTTCCATAGCCTGGCGAAAACGGTCTTCGTTGGTGTGCTTTAGTTTCCAGCGATGGTAGTAGTTTTGCATGGCGCTATCGAAAGTTTCACCACCCAAGAGATTCCTCAAGGAGTAGAGCATCATGTGAGGCTTTGTGTAGGCGTTCAACCCGTAGGCAGACCACCCTGAGGCGAGATACGATTTTGTGTCGATAGGTTCATTGTGACGGCTTGTCATGAAGCGAATAATCGTCCACTGCACATTGTTGCGCTCGCCAAGGAACTGCCAGTATTTCTTTTCGAAATCGCCATACCAGCGACTGTGCTCGAGATCGATGCCGTGAGGAGGATAAGTGTGCGCCATGTACCAAGCGTCCTGAAAAGAGGTGAACCCTTCATCAAGCCACGCTTCTTCTACTTCGTTGTTCGCCAGTATGCCGTAGAACCAGATGTGCCCCACTTCATGGGCGATGAGTCCCTCAGAATCACTACCGTCCATCACCAGCATGGGGTATTCCATGCCACCTCCCTGCAAGCTGTGGGTTATACTGACCTGTGGATAGGGGTATTCACCGAACCGGGTAGAGAGCCACTCAAGAACTCGCTTAGTCCGTTTGACCACCTCTTTCGACCAGTCTTCGGCCGAATCTCTATCATACAGAACGTGAATGTCTATACCACCCCACTGGCCGTCTTCGTAAACGAAGTCGGGCGATGCGATCCAAGCAAAGTCGTGAACCTGCTTTCCGTGAAAGGTCATGGTTCGCCGGGCGGAGGAGTCGATCTCAATGCTGTCTATGACGGCGAGCCACTCCTGAAAATCCATGGAAGTGTCAACCGCAACGCGGCTCCATCCTGGATCGCCGGCAGTCAAGACTCCCGTAGCGGCAACGGTGAATCTTTCTGGAACATCGATAATCACGTCGTAAGTACCAAACTCACCGTAGAACTCCCCCATGGCGTGGAAAGGATCGGGATGCCAGCCTGTTTCATCATAGACCACCATCTTGGGATACCACTGGGCGACATCGTACTGTTCATCTCTGTATCCGGCGCGTCCGTAGAACTTCCGGACTTTGTGCTCCCAGTCGATCTCGATAGTGACAGAATCGCCGGGAAGGAGCGGCGCCGGAAGAGGGGCTTGGAGGATCGTGTCATCAATCTCAAACGTTCGGGACGTGCCCTCTTCCGTAGAGGCAACCGCGAAATCATCTATCCGCAGATAACTGGAGCTGTCATCTGGGAATGATTTCAGCATGAACTTGGAGACTACACCGTAGTTCGAACTT of Candidatus Neomarinimicrobiota bacterium contains these proteins:
- a CDS encoding M1 family aminopeptidase, translating into MKTILSQTVFVLISVFLLSAEDEYWQQFVHYSMDVSLNPVEHLISGKSSIVYVNHSPDTLDRIYMHLYPNAFLHGSVKYEESSNYGVVSKFMLKSFPDDSSSYLRIDDFAVASTEEGTSRTFEIDDTILQAPLPAPLLPGDSVTIEIDWEHKVRKFYGRAGYRDEQYDVAQWYPKMVVYDETGWHPDPFHAMGEFYGEFGTYDVIIDVPERFTVAATGVLTAGDPGWSRVAVDTSMDFQEWLAVIDSIEIDSSARRTMTFHGKQVHDFAWIASPDFVYEDGQWGGIDIHVLYDRDSAEDWSKEVVKRTKRVLEWLSTRFGEYPYPQVSITHSLQGGGMEYPMLVMDGSDSEGLIAHEVGHIWFYGILANNEVEEAWLDEGFTSFQDAWYMAHTYPPHGIDLEHSRWYGDFEKKYWQFLGERNNVQWTIIRFMTSRHNEPIDTKSYLASGWSAYGLNAYTKPHMMLYSLRNLLGGETFDSAMQNYYHRWKLKHTNEDRFRQAMEETSGENLDWFFEQWLHQASYNDYALGDWWMKKGDNGTYDLSLRIEKKGGMRYPLDIRVVTENGDTTFTRWTNHLRGDEDIFSLVLPSKPVDIMIDPDNWTMDIDLRDNVSGSLPDDVIFNWPGMGYNPRAAYVLRWNPVFWYHEKDGLKPGLSFRRSYGPWHRFNFFLTSGLKSQNLYGQINFSETLKSFIPWLTVSANVFFLEGLRGGDVDFSYGWSRFYGLPPNHTVTAGFYFNQAGNSGYTDLYQPGETGVLYGRYGVGVHRGGMGRELQLEAATSVEGMSDWSFSRLQAKGKMKFPVGKLGTALSFFLGKVWGGAKGVPGQEKFTVESAGSGDYYAKPYLRHASAFYGVEAARNHFHINGEGNLRGYYDHDFSGAETVLAATFEGNYSLPTPAVKTRMRIFVEGGSFRSELASDGLNGDILADVGAGFVFSKKIAGKTWRLRMDFPFWLNHTANPAGREIKSLDLTRWVIGFDGGL